One Calditrichia bacterium DNA window includes the following coding sequences:
- a CDS encoding PilT/PilU family type 4a pilus ATPase, producing the protein MVTQAQNVLRACSAQLPPSLYGLERIVFLCREVLSKLPEQQRQTLRNLFDTYLEKMRQLEASDIDLGGPGANGQIWLRIHGNKRPALDFGLLTLEESDILILALISAQEREVLLKSMNYDFSYVAKHADQKDHRFRATIYVELNHLALNMRAINTQIRPFQQYRFHQNVTKLLSLSHTKEGLTLITGITGSGKSTTLDSIVDMNNQLVNAHIVIIASPIEYVHKSKKCTIKHREVGADTTSFKNGAKESLRQDPDIIVIGEMRDAETIITALEVADSGHKVFSTLHTSSAVESIDRIIGEMPPLEQNRVQNRLSDILRCVISQKLAPSTDGRRVLAKEVLVMTPSVRAAIRNENIQEIYQMINEGKDYGMITLEQDLLQLYRARQITLETALNYANNKRRMKQLLHDKLLLRSM; encoded by the coding sequence ATCGTTACACAGGCACAAAACGTACTGCGGGCTTGCAGCGCACAGTTGCCGCCATCCCTTTACGGGCTGGAACGCATTGTTTTTCTCTGCCGGGAAGTGTTGAGCAAATTACCGGAACAGCAACGCCAAACCCTCCGGAACCTGTTTGATACATATCTGGAAAAAATGCGTCAGCTCGAAGCATCGGATATCGATTTGGGTGGTCCCGGTGCCAACGGTCAAATATGGCTGCGGATTCACGGCAACAAACGCCCCGCGCTCGATTTTGGTTTGCTGACGCTCGAAGAATCGGATATTCTCATTCTGGCGCTGATTTCTGCGCAAGAACGCGAAGTTCTGTTAAAAAGTATGAACTATGATTTCTCATACGTTGCCAAACACGCGGACCAGAAAGATCATCGTTTCCGGGCAACCATATATGTGGAGCTGAATCATCTGGCGCTGAATATGCGGGCAATCAACACCCAAATCCGCCCGTTCCAGCAATATCGCTTTCACCAGAATGTAACCAAATTGCTGAGCTTATCGCACACGAAAGAAGGGCTGACGCTCATCACCGGAATAACCGGCTCCGGCAAAAGCACCACGCTGGATTCCATTGTGGATATGAACAACCAGCTCGTAAATGCGCATATTGTCATCATCGCATCACCGATTGAATATGTTCACAAATCCAAAAAATGCACCATCAAACACCGCGAAGTCGGGGCGGACACCACGTCATTCAAAAACGGCGCGAAAGAATCGCTGCGGCAGGATCCGGACATCATCGTTATTGGCGAAATGCGCGATGCAGAAACGATCATCACCGCGCTCGAGGTTGCAGATAGCGGTCACAAAGTATTCTCTACACTGCACACTTCATCGGCTGTGGAAAGCATTGATCGCATCATCGGCGAAATGCCGCCATTGGAGCAAAACAGGGTGCAAAATCGCCTCAGCGATATTCTGCGATGCGTCATTTCGCAAAAACTGGCGCCCAGCACAGACGGCCGCCGGGTGCTCGCAAAAGAAGTGCTGGTAATGACGCCATCCGTCCGTGCGGCAATCAGAAATGAAAATATCCAGGAAATCTATCAAATGATAAACGAGGGAAAAGATTACGGCATGATTACGCTGGAGCAGGATTTATTGCAGCTTTACCGTGCCCGGCAAATCACCCTGGAAACC
- the tadA gene encoding Flp pilus assembly complex ATPase component TadA — protein sequence MQDSNYKLGVALVKKNILDFETLQRALKIKQDGEPNDRRNLAQILVKEFNVDHNSVYREVAEMYGFQQVHLDKQPLSEKQIEYIRKLLDALPESLRTLMETENIMIFGQEEKPGNKLIIVSVDPTNNNIPTLARAVGAKRYDVCYISPADFKALISEVAPKENEFLKILEDSDIEINEMEDKDANIEEEDLDAEINKSLLVHLVEGMLVESVRTGASDIHVIPKDPKTTEVHFRVDGKLKLWHVQKGVRPEAVAAVIKDRSRNVDRFEREVAQDGFIQRKIDGHHIRFRVSILPIVGREFQYKFESIVIRILDDRNVITDLSKLGLQGSANEFFIKAISKPQGMVIVTGPTGSGKSTTLIAALSYIVTPEVNVLTVEDPVEYIIPGVRQLKISMKNNFEKALRAILRHDPDVVMVGEIRDKETAETGIKLANTGHLTFSTLHTNDAPSAVSRLYKMGIEPFLIAYAINLIIAQRLIRRVCQHCKRPAKDLRPAVPLGLGFTLQEIRDTVFYEAVGCEHCNGGYKGRAAIHEALYFSKGIRDLIFKSGKNIDEEAIRNLAVKEGMLTLRAAARERVKEGSTTLEEIAKATSSD from the coding sequence ATGCAAGACAGCAATTACAAGCTGGGCGTTGCCTTGGTCAAAAAGAACATCCTCGATTTTGAAACGCTCCAACGGGCGTTGAAAATCAAACAGGATGGTGAACCCAATGACCGGCGCAATCTCGCACAAATTTTGGTCAAAGAGTTCAATGTTGACCACAATAGCGTGTATCGGGAAGTTGCGGAAATGTACGGTTTCCAGCAGGTTCATCTCGATAAACAGCCGTTGAGCGAAAAGCAGATCGAATACATCCGCAAATTGCTCGATGCCCTGCCGGAATCGCTGCGCACCCTCATGGAAACCGAAAACATTATGATTTTCGGGCAGGAGGAAAAACCGGGCAACAAGCTGATCATCGTTTCTGTCGATCCGACCAACAACAATATTCCCACACTTGCGCGGGCAGTTGGCGCCAAACGATATGATGTGTGTTACATCAGCCCGGCAGATTTTAAAGCGCTGATTAGCGAGGTCGCACCAAAAGAGAATGAATTTCTGAAAATTCTCGAAGACAGCGACATCGAAATCAACGAGATGGAAGACAAGGATGCCAACATCGAGGAAGAAGATCTCGATGCGGAAATCAACAAAAGCCTGCTGGTACATTTGGTGGAAGGCATGTTGGTGGAATCGGTTCGTACCGGTGCCAGCGACATTCACGTTATCCCCAAAGATCCCAAAACAACGGAAGTCCATTTTCGGGTCGATGGCAAACTGAAGCTGTGGCATGTGCAAAAAGGCGTCCGTCCGGAAGCTGTTGCCGCAGTCATCAAAGATCGTTCACGAAATGTGGACCGTTTCGAGCGGGAAGTTGCCCAGGACGGTTTTATCCAGCGCAAAATTGACGGTCACCACATCCGTTTTCGTGTATCCATTTTGCCGATTGTGGGACGGGAATTTCAGTACAAATTCGAAAGTATCGTCATCCGGATTCTGGACGACCGGAATGTTATTACCGATTTGAGCAAACTCGGTTTGCAGGGCAGCGCAAACGAATTTTTTATAAAAGCGATCAGCAAGCCACAGGGTATGGTTATCGTTACCGGTCCCACGGGAAGCGGTAAATCGACCACTTTGATTGCCGCGCTGAGCTACATTGTTACGCCAGAAGTAAACGTGCTGACGGTTGAAGATCCGGTGGAATATATCATTCCCGGTGTTCGTCAATTGAAAATCAGCATGAAAAACAATTTCGAAAAAGCCCTGCGGGCCATTCTCCGGCACGACCCGGATGTGGTTATGGTTGGTGAAATTCGGGATAAAGAGACAGCAGAAACCGGCATCAAGCTGGCAAACACCGGTCACTTAACGTTTTCCACGTTGCACACCAACGATGCACCGAGTGCGGTTTCGCGATTGTATAAAATGGGCATCGAGCCGTTTTTGATTGCGTATGCTATCAACTTGATCATCGCCCAGCGATTAATCCGGCGGGTTTGCCAACACTGCAAACGACCGGCAAAAGATTTGCGTCCTGCGGTGCCGCTGGGTTTGGGTTTCACGCTGCAGGAAATCCGCGATACCGTTTTTTACGAAGCCGTTGGCTGTGAGCATTGCAACGGGGGCTACAAAGGGCGGGCAGCCATTCACGAAGCTTTATATTTTAGCAAAGGCATCCGCGATCTTATTTTCAAAAGCGGAAAAAATATTGACGAAGAAGCGATCCGCAACCTCGCTGTAAAAGAAGGTATGCTAACCCTTCGCGCAGCAGCGCGGGAACGTGTAAAAGAGGGCTCGACAACCCTCGAAGAAATTGCCAAAGCAACCAGCTCGGACTAG
- a CDS encoding type II secretion system F family protein: MPDFRFEGTTLNGRAIQGTVVAESLSEAKTKVRKLADKHKVKVSAIQKRKTFLFKAQKAGEEPFKGEQKAFTKDEVQRALERLGYKVLSVQPKLIDFKLPPPEADVVTFVRVSADMLRENLQFNEVLQMLVNDTENVTLREAIKEINNDLRQGKDSEEAFIKQEKALGAFAARMLGLASKSGNMVSIYESTAKFLERNAEFKRNLKSALIMPLFTVLILMGAVFYYVGFIFPETAKLFMKLGTELPPMTSATLALSDFMVENIWIIMLLLLSGTGLLVYYFVFNPKGRFVRDRYILKMPFLGSLIHKTVIEIFCRVFYALYSGSGENIDAIKLAAEASGNRYFEKQIKTIAIPMMLNKGLGLVQAFEATGVFTKTALARFNSGSETGTVKNSALQIANYYEKETVYKLKNAIEFIQLTIAMFIMIVITALTLISAETALMKPKTPYG, from the coding sequence ATGCCAGATTTTCGGTTTGAAGGAACAACGCTCAATGGTCGCGCCATCCAGGGAACAGTGGTGGCGGAGAGTCTTTCGGAAGCCAAAACCAAAGTCCGGAAGCTGGCGGATAAACACAAAGTTAAAGTGTCCGCAATCCAGAAGCGTAAAACCTTCCTTTTCAAAGCACAAAAAGCAGGCGAAGAGCCTTTTAAAGGTGAACAAAAAGCCTTTACCAAAGACGAAGTTCAACGGGCATTGGAACGTTTGGGCTACAAGGTTTTGTCTGTCCAACCCAAATTAATCGATTTTAAACTTCCCCCGCCAGAAGCCGATGTGGTGACGTTTGTTCGCGTAAGTGCGGATATGCTGCGGGAAAACCTGCAATTCAACGAAGTGTTGCAAATGCTGGTAAACGATACAGAAAACGTCACGCTTCGCGAAGCGATCAAAGAAATTAACAACGACTTGCGGCAGGGGAAGGACAGCGAAGAAGCATTTATCAAACAGGAAAAAGCGTTGGGCGCATTTGCGGCACGGATGCTCGGTTTGGCATCCAAAAGCGGTAACATGGTGTCCATTTACGAAAGTACCGCCAAATTTCTGGAACGAAATGCCGAATTTAAACGCAACCTGAAAAGCGCGCTAATTATGCCGCTGTTCACCGTGCTGATTTTGATGGGTGCGGTGTTTTACTACGTCGGTTTTATTTTCCCCGAAACCGCCAAACTGTTCATGAAACTGGGCACGGAGCTGCCGCCGATGACTTCCGCAACGCTCGCGTTGAGCGATTTTATGGTGGAAAACATCTGGATTATTATGCTTTTGCTGCTCTCGGGTACCGGCTTGCTGGTGTATTATTTTGTATTCAATCCCAAAGGGCGGTTTGTGCGGGACAGGTATATTTTAAAAATGCCGTTTTTGGGATCACTGATTCACAAAACGGTCATCGAAATTTTTTGCCGGGTATTTTACGCGCTGTATAGCGGCTCCGGCGAAAACATCGATGCCATCAAATTAGCCGCTGAAGCTAGCGGCAATCGCTATTTTGAAAAGCAGATCAAAACCATCGCAATCCCGATGATGTTGAACAAAGGGCTTGGGTTGGTGCAGGCGTTTGAGGCAACCGGCGTTTTCACAAAAACAGCGCTGGCGCGGTTCAACTCCGGTTCCGAAACCGGCACAGTGAAAAATTCCGCACTGCAAATTGCCAATTATTACGAAAAAGAAACGGTGTACAAACTGAAAAACGCAATCGAATTTATTCAGTTGACCATCGCGATGTTTATTATGATTGTGATCACGGCGCTGACCCTGATTTCTGCAGAAACAGCGTTGATGAAACCCAAAACACCTTACGGTTGA
- a CDS encoding FAD-dependent thymidylate synthase translates to MSTEATDLTRPRVEAMEALLGKPLKVLDDGFVRLIDYMGNDAAIVQAARVSYGEGTKKIHEDRGLIRYLMRHWHTTPFEMCELKLHIRVPMDCWRQWIRHRTANVNEYSTRYSIAIDAAQTTPPNEWRVQATGNRQGSAGFMDETTGAQFTKRESELQQLSRDIYEERLNAGIAREQARKDLPLSTYTEAYWKVDLHNLLHFLWLRMDEHAQFEIRCYAETIGKEILSQWCPTVWQAFLDYRVNAQALTGPEVALIQAINSGDAEKVQQLAIDFGWLPKSADEQPKRNRERLEFEQKLTLLNMEIPWKDRL, encoded by the coding sequence ATGTCCACGGAAGCAACAGATTTAACCCGCCCACGGGTAGAAGCGATGGAAGCCCTTCTCGGGAAACCGCTCAAAGTACTCGATGACGGTTTTGTCCGATTGATTGATTACATGGGAAACGATGCCGCCATTGTTCAGGCTGCGCGGGTTTCCTATGGCGAAGGCACCAAAAAAATCCACGAAGATCGCGGATTGATTCGCTACCTGATGCGCCACTGGCACACCACGCCGTTCGAAATGTGCGAACTGAAACTGCACATCCGTGTGCCGATGGATTGCTGGCGCCAGTGGATTCGCCACCGCACCGCCAATGTAAACGAATACAGCACCCGTTACTCCATCGCCATCGATGCCGCCCAAACCACGCCGCCAAACGAATGGCGGGTTCAGGCAACCGGCAACCGCCAGGGCAGCGCCGGATTTATGGATGAAACAACCGGCGCCCAATTCACCAAACGTGAAAGCGAATTGCAGCAGCTTTCCCGCGATATTTACGAAGAACGGCTGAACGCCGGTATCGCCCGCGAGCAAGCCCGGAAAGATCTGCCGTTATCCACTTACACCGAAGCATACTGGAAAGTGGATTTGCATAACCTGTTGCATTTTTTATGGTTACGTATGGACGAACACGCCCAGTTTGAAATCCGCTGTTATGCGGAGACCATCGGAAAAGAAATTTTAAGCCAGTGGTGCCCCACTGTTTGGCAGGCATTTCTGGATTACCGGGTGAATGCGCAGGCGCTTACCGGACCGGAAGTTGCGCTCATCCAGGCCATCAATTCCGGTGATGCGGAAAAAGTGCAACAACTCGCCATCGATTTCGGTTGGCTGCCCAAATCCGCCGATGAACAGCCGAAACGCAATCGCGAGCGGCTGGAGTTTGAACAAAAACTAACCTTGCTCAACATGGAAATTCCCTGGAAAGATCGTTTGTAA
- a CDS encoding type II toxin-antitoxin system RelE/ParE family toxin, which translates to MNVGFKEQFLNDLQEINSQYALRGIRLTIRQVESAASPKDIGELKSIAKNGNYYSIAIGNYRLGLKLDANAVIFVRALHYRDILRFFHT; encoded by the coding sequence ATGAACGTCGGCTTTAAAGAGCAGTTTTTAAACGATTTACAGGAAATCAACAGTCAATACGCGTTGCGCGGTATCCGACTAACCATTCGCCAGGTTGAATCGGCAGCTTCACCAAAAGATATCGGCGAGTTGAAATCCATCGCCAAAAACGGTAATTATTACAGCATCGCCATTGGCAATTATCGCCTCGGATTAAAGCTGGATGCCAACGCGGTTATTTTCGTGCGTGCGCTGCATTATCGCGATATACTGCGTTTTTTTCACACCTGA
- a CDS encoding DUF1992 domain-containing protein produces MDAFRKIAEDRIREAQENGAFDNLPGKGKPVDLRDYFNTAPDMRMAHNLLKNAAVLPQEIELKKEIELLKMLRAAVGSDEQRRRQITREINEKNTYLELLIERSNTRR; encoded by the coding sequence ATGGACGCATTTCGGAAAATCGCAGAAGATCGCATCCGCGAAGCGCAGGAAAACGGTGCGTTTGATAATTTGCCGGGAAAAGGCAAACCCGTTGATTTGCGGGACTATTTCAACACTGCACCGGACATGCGGATGGCGCACAATCTGCTCAAAAATGCTGCCGTTTTGCCGCAAGAGATCGAGCTGAAAAAAGAAATTGAATTATTGAAAATGCTGCGTGCCGCTGTTGGTTCCGACGAACAGCGGCGCCGGCAAATCACCCGCGAGATCAACGAGAAAAACACATATCTGGAATTGTTGATCGAGCGTTCGAATACCCGCCGTTAA
- a CDS encoding carboxy terminal-processing peptidase: MKKWLILLILGIATELMFAQSDSTDIAFAELKPEPEHRRVSQLVTTILQRNHYQKKPINDEMSSEMFDRFFEKLDYNRLYFLASDLAEFEPYRNEFDEVVRSGQVSIAYDIFNRYEQRASERLEFVFATLESPFDFSTDEMLALDREDAPWAKTTEELDDLWRKRLKNQALSLKLAGKEPDGIAKTLTNRYKRLEKNISQSQSEDVFQILMNSFAESFDPHTNYFSPKDYDDFKIRMSQSLEGIGARLVSEDDYTRVVEIVAGGPADKSGLLHQNDKIIGVGQDYDGEIVDVVGWRIDDVVQLIRGKKSTVVRLQVLAHDAKPGVPPDTIALVRDKIKLEDQSAKSDTLHIKHNGKNLLFGVITIPTFYSDFDAMRRGDKDFKSTSGDVAKLLEELKTQNVDGVIIDLRRNGGGFLNEAVDLTGLFIDRGPVVQVSYSDGRKEIEQDNSSGVVYDGPLAVMVDRLSASASEIFAAAIQDYGRGLIIGSQTFGKGTVQRPIDLNRFIRDPELKLGQIKLTIAKFYRVDGRSTQHAGVTPDINFPSRFGAMEIGESSQPNALIWDQIDGVPFNKYGDFTTFVPELQKQVNARLQTNPEYAKLLAELEEFERQQNEKFISLNEAIRRAEAKADKNEDEEDAVHDSTADKHKDLVLTESAHVLGDLVILKKAKLSDRQ; this comes from the coding sequence ATGAAAAAATGGTTGATTTTATTGATTTTAGGCATTGCAACAGAACTGATGTTCGCACAAAGCGATTCAACAGATATAGCATTTGCAGAACTGAAACCCGAGCCGGAACACCGCCGGGTGAGCCAACTGGTAACTACCATTCTTCAGCGCAACCACTACCAAAAAAAGCCCATCAACGACGAAATGAGCTCGGAAATGTTCGACCGGTTTTTTGAAAAACTGGATTACAACCGCCTCTATTTTCTGGCGTCGGACCTTGCCGAATTTGAACCCTATCGCAATGAATTTGATGAAGTTGTGCGATCCGGTCAGGTGAGCATCGCTTATGATATTTTCAACCGGTATGAGCAACGCGCATCGGAACGGCTGGAATTTGTGTTCGCCACGCTGGAATCGCCGTTCGATTTTTCCACAGATGAAATGCTCGCGCTGGACAGGGAAGACGCGCCATGGGCAAAAACTACTGAAGAACTGGATGATTTGTGGCGGAAGCGCCTCAAAAATCAGGCGTTGAGCCTGAAATTGGCCGGAAAAGAGCCGGATGGCATCGCCAAAACGCTGACCAATCGCTACAAACGGTTGGAGAAAAATATCTCGCAATCGCAAAGCGAAGATGTATTTCAAATTTTGATGAACTCCTTCGCGGAATCTTTTGACCCGCACACCAATTATTTTTCGCCGAAAGATTACGACGATTTCAAGATTCGCATGAGCCAGTCGCTGGAAGGCATCGGCGCACGACTGGTCAGCGAAGATGATTACACCCGCGTGGTGGAAATTGTGGCCGGCGGTCCGGCGGATAAAAGCGGCTTGCTGCACCAAAACGATAAAATTATCGGTGTCGGACAGGATTACGACGGCGAAATTGTGGACGTTGTCGGCTGGCGCATCGACGATGTGGTTCAGCTCATTCGCGGCAAAAAATCTACCGTTGTGCGGCTGCAAGTGCTCGCGCACGATGCCAAACCCGGCGTTCCGCCAGATACCATTGCGCTGGTTCGCGATAAAATTAAACTCGAAGATCAGTCCGCAAAATCGGATACGCTGCACATCAAACACAACGGCAAAAATTTGCTGTTTGGCGTGATCACTATCCCCACATTTTATTCGGACTTTGACGCCATGCGTCGCGGCGATAAAGATTTCAAAAGCACCTCCGGCGATGTCGCAAAATTGCTGGAAGAGCTGAAAACCCAAAATGTGGATGGCGTGATCATCGATTTGCGCCGCAACGGTGGCGGATTTTTGAACGAAGCGGTCGATTTGACAGGTTTGTTTATCGATCGCGGTCCGGTGGTGCAGGTCAGCTATTCGGACGGACGTAAAGAAATAGAACAGGATAACTCATCCGGCGTGGTTTACGACGGCCCACTGGCGGTAATGGTTGACCGGCTGAGTGCATCCGCATCGGAAATTTTTGCGGCAGCCATTCAGGATTACGGTCGCGGATTGATTATTGGCAGCCAGACATTTGGCAAAGGCACGGTTCAACGCCCGATCGATCTCAATCGTTTTATTCGCGATCCCGAACTGAAACTCGGGCAGATCAAATTGACCATCGCCAAATTTTACCGGGTGGACGGCCGCAGCACCCAACATGCCGGCGTAACGCCGGATATCAACTTTCCGTCGCGTTTCGGCGCAATGGAAATTGGCGAAAGTTCGCAGCCAAACGCGTTAATTTGGGATCAGATTGACGGCGTACCGTTCAACAAATATGGCGATTTTACGACGTTTGTGCCGGAACTGCAAAAGCAGGTTAACGCCCGTTTGCAAACCAATCCGGAATACGCCAAATTGCTGGCGGAACTCGAAGAATTTGAGCGTCAGCAGAACGAAAAATTTATCTCGTTGAACGAAGCCATCCGCCGCGCCGAAGCCAAAGCAGATAAAAATGAAGACGAGGAAGATGCCGTTCATGACAGCACAGCCGACAAACACAAAGATTTGGTATTGACCGAAAGTGCGCATGTGCTGGGCGATCTCGTCATTCTCAAAAAAGCAAAATTGAGTGACAGACAATAA
- a CDS encoding glucosidase, whose amino-acid sequence MTKEQQRLSESVAGKKNWKFWGPYLSERQWGTVREDYSRDGDAWEFINYEESRSKAYRWGEDGIAGISDDQQRLCFALAMWNKRDPFIKERLFGLSGPQGNHGEDVKEYYYYLDSTPTHSYMKMLYKYPQSEFPYRDLLDRNTHRGLNDPEYELIDTGIFDENRYFDVFVEYAKTAPEDTLIQITVHNRGDADAPLHLLPTLWFRNTWAWGRDSRKPLLAKKGKSAIAADHHDLGNYFLFAENAPELLFCDNATNIQRLYNASNPAGFFKDGINDFLVWGDQSGVNPNQKGTKAAVFYKLIVPANGSQAVRLRLVNRDIAKPFDGFEKLFRQCQKDADEFYADLQKNIANDDAKRVQRQAFAGMLWTKQYYYYDISQWLQGDPGQPEPPKSRLKGRNREWIHLNNAEIISMPDKWEYPWYAAWDLAFHCIPLAMVDPQFAKNQLVLLTREWYMHPNGQLPAYEWAFGDVNPPVHAWATWRVYKMDQKRSGRSDTDFLERVFHKLLLNFTWWVNRKDEGDNNIFQGGFLGLDNIGVFNRSEELPTGGHLEQADGTAWMAMYSLNMMRIALELAAEKPIYQDLATKFFEHFLYIAEAMTNLGGKGINLWDADDAFFYDVLHTPNNQFFPLKVRSMVGLIPLFAVEVLEPDYIDKLPEFKKRLEWFFEDRKDLAELVSRWQSPGKGERRLLSLLRGHRMKRLLKRMLDETEFLSDYGIRSMSKIYENNPYHFRMNGSEISVKYLPAESDSYMFGGNSNWRGPIWFPVNFLIIEALQRFHHYYGDDFKVEYPTDSGNYLTILQIADAISERLTRIFLRDESGKRAVFGDHPTFQNDPHFRDYLLFYEYFHGDNGRGVGASHQTGWTGLIAKLLQPRDE is encoded by the coding sequence ATGACAAAAGAACAACAACGCCTCAGCGAATCTGTCGCCGGAAAAAAGAACTGGAAATTTTGGGGACCGTATCTTAGCGAACGCCAGTGGGGAACGGTCCGCGAAGATTACAGCCGCGATGGCGATGCCTGGGAATTTATCAATTACGAAGAATCCCGCAGTAAAGCCTATCGCTGGGGCGAGGATGGCATCGCCGGGATCTCCGACGACCAGCAGCGGCTCTGTTTTGCACTGGCAATGTGGAACAAGCGCGATCCGTTTATCAAAGAACGGTTGTTCGGGCTGAGCGGACCGCAAGGCAATCACGGCGAGGATGTGAAAGAATATTATTATTATCTGGATAGCACGCCGACGCATTCCTATATGAAAATGCTTTACAAATATCCACAAAGCGAATTTCCCTATCGCGATTTGCTGGATCGCAATACCCATCGCGGGCTCAATGATCCGGAATACGAGTTGATCGACACCGGCATTTTTGATGAGAATCGCTATTTTGATGTGTTCGTTGAATACGCCAAAACAGCGCCGGAAGATACGCTCATCCAGATTACCGTGCACAATCGCGGCGATGCGGATGCACCGCTGCACCTGCTGCCAACGCTGTGGTTTCGCAACACCTGGGCATGGGGTCGCGATTCGCGGAAACCGCTGTTGGCAAAAAAAGGTAAATCCGCCATCGCCGCCGATCACCACGATTTGGGCAACTATTTTCTCTTCGCGGAAAACGCCCCGGAGCTGCTGTTTTGTGATAACGCAACCAATATCCAACGGCTCTACAACGCATCAAATCCAGCCGGATTTTTTAAAGATGGCATCAACGATTTTCTCGTTTGGGGCGATCAATCCGGCGTGAACCCTAATCAAAAAGGCACAAAAGCTGCGGTTTTTTACAAATTGATCGTACCGGCAAACGGCTCGCAAGCCGTTCGGCTGCGATTGGTAAATCGCGACATCGCCAAACCATTCGATGGGTTCGAAAAGCTGTTTCGCCAATGCCAAAAAGATGCGGATGAATTTTACGCCGATCTGCAAAAAAACATCGCCAATGACGACGCAAAGCGGGTGCAACGGCAGGCTTTCGCCGGAATGTTGTGGACCAAACAATATTATTATTACGATATCAGCCAATGGCTGCAGGGCGATCCCGGGCAGCCGGAACCACCGAAATCCCGATTAAAAGGGCGCAATCGAGAGTGGATTCACCTCAACAATGCGGAAATTATTTCGATGCCGGACAAATGGGAATACCCGTGGTATGCCGCGTGGGATCTGGCGTTTCACTGCATTCCGCTGGCAATGGTCGATCCGCAATTCGCCAAAAACCAGCTCGTGCTGCTCACCCGCGAGTGGTACATGCACCCCAACGGGCAACTGCCGGCGTACGAATGGGCGTTCGGCGATGTGAATCCGCCGGTACATGCATGGGCAACCTGGCGCGTTTACAAAATGGATCAAAAACGCAGCGGCCGCAGCGATACCGATTTTCTGGAACGCGTCTTTCACAAATTGCTGCTCAATTTTACCTGGTGGGTGAACCGCAAGGATGAGGGCGATAACAATATTTTTCAGGGTGGCTTTTTGGGGTTGGACAACATCGGCGTTTTCAATCGCAGCGAGGAATTGCCCACCGGCGGGCATTTGGAGCAGGCAGACGGCACCGCGTGGATGGCCATGTATTCGCTGAACATGATGCGCATTGCGCTGGAACTGGCTGCGGAAAAACCGATTTACCAGGATTTAGCAACCAAATTTTTCGAGCACTTTTTATACATCGCGGAGGCGATGACCAATTTGGGCGGCAAAGGCATCAACTTGTGGGATGCGGATGACGCGTTTTTTTACGATGTGCTGCACACACCCAACAACCAGTTTTTTCCGCTGAAAGTGCGCTCGATGGTCGGGCTGATTCCGCTGTTCGCAGTGGAAGTACTCGAACCGGATTACATCGACAAATTACCGGAATTCAAAAAACGTCTGGAATGGTTTTTCGAAGACCGGAAAGATTTGGCAGAACTCGTTTCCCGCTGGCAATCGCCCGGTAAAGGCGAACGGCGGCTGCTCTCGCTGCTGCGCGGTCACCGGATGAAACGGCTGCTCAAACGCATGCTCGACGAAACGGAATTTCTCTCGGATTACGGGATTCGCAGCATGTCGAAAATCTACGAAAACAACCCCTATCATTTCCGGATGAACGGCAGCGAAATTTCCGTGAAATATTTGCCGGCGGAATCGGATTCATACATGTTCGGCGGAAATTCCAACTGGCGCGGACCGATCTGGTTTCCGGTCAATTTTTTGATCATCGAGGCGCTGCAACGCTTTCACCATTATTACGGTGATGATTTTAAAGTGGAATATCCCACCGATTCCGGCAATTATTTGACGATTCTGCAAATCGCGGACGCGATTTCCGAACGACTCACCCGCATTTTTTTGCGCGACGAATCGGGTAAACGAGCGGTTTTTGGCGATCATCCCACATTCCAGAACGACCCGCATTTCCGCGATTACCTGCTGTTTTACGAATATTTTCACGGGGATAACGGGCGCGGTGTCGGCGCATCCCACCAGACCGGTTGGACGGGTTTGATTGCCAAATTGCTGCAACCGCGGGATGAATAA